CGACGTTGTACGTCTCGCCGGGGGCGGCGTGGGCTTCGGCCCAGAGCACGGCGGAAGCGGCGTCCGCGACGTGAACGAGGTTCAGCCACTTGTCCGCGTCACCTACGAGCGGCTCGCCCTTCAAGACGGGCTGCTTGCGCAGGAGCCGGTCCGGGCCGTACAGTCCCGCGAGTCGGAGAACGATCGCGTCGGGCTTTATCGAGCGGAGGAGTTGTTCGGCTTCGAGTACGACCTTGCCCGATTCCTCGGTCGGGTCGGTGGGGGAGCCCTCGTTGACCCAATCGCTGTTAGTTTGGCCGTACACGCTCGTGCTAGATGCGTAGATGAACCGGGTACACGGTGGGAGCGTAGTTAGAACGTGCGCCAGCCCCGTCACGTACACGTCGCGCATGGATTTCCCCGCGCTGCGGTCCATGCCGACGGCGTAGAGCACGGTGTTTGCCGTGGGAAGGGCGCGCAGGCTCTCCGGGTCGAGAACGTCGCCCGTAACGGGTTCGATACCAACGTTCCGCAGCGCATCGGCGTTTCTCCGCGTCAGAGCGGCGACTGGATGTCCTCCAGCCAACCAGCGCGACGCGACGCGGCGACCTAAATAGCCGCACCCGAAGACGAGTTGTGTACCGGGTGGCCGGATAAGGGGTGACATTGGGTGCCTGTTGCCCTAACTATTCGGGGTGACGGTTCATGGCTTCGCGCAGTTCCGAGACCCCGCATGTCCGAACCGCCAGTTCCTGCTCCCGCAACGAACGCAGTGGCCGAGTCGCCTTCAGCCCCGTCGGGGGGGCCGGCCGCGCCCCCCGAACCGGTTGCGCCCGCGGACCTCGCCCCGGTCCCCACTCGTCGCGAGCGGTTCGCGTGGTACGCGGGGAGCATGATTCTGGCGAGCGTCCTCGTGACCGCGGGGCTGCGGCTCGAGAGCCAGGATCTGCACGCACCGTTTTACTACGATCTCGACTCGCTCCTGTATCTGCCGCTGGCGAAGGGCGTTGTTGAGAACGGCACCCACTGGCACAACGACCGGCTGGGCGCCCCGGGCGTACAGGAACTCTACGACTTCCCCATCATCGACTACCTGCACTTCGGGCTCCTGTGGCTCCTGAGCCGCGTCACGCCCGATTTGTTGGTCGCGTACAACGTGTACAACCTGCTCACGTACCCGCTCACGGTCCTGACCGGGATGTTCGTGCTGCGCTGGTTGAAGCTCTCGCTCCCTGCTGCCGCGGTGGGGGGATTGCTTTATGCGTTCCTCCCGTACCACCAGGAGCGCTACCAGTACCACTACTTCCTCGCGGCGTACTGGGTGGTGCCCCTGTCACTGATGCCGGCACTGGCGCTCTGCCGGGGCGAGTTCCCGCTGTTCCCGCTCCAACCGGACGGCACGCGCCGGCGCACGCTCTTTTCGCTGAGCGCGCTGTGGGCGGTCGTGCTCGGGGCGCTCACGGCGTCGGCGGGGGCGTACTATGCGTTCTTCGCGTGCGCGACGTATGCGTTCGCCGGGGCGTATGCGAGTCTAATGTTCCGCACCTGGCGCGGCGCGCTCTCGGCCGCATGGGTCATCGCGCCGGTGATCCTGGTCGGGTTCGCGTACCACTACCCGACGTTCGTGTACCAGTACCACTACGGGGTGAACCCGATCACGGACCGGTGGCCGGAAGAGGCCGAAACTTACGGGCTGAAACTCGCGCACCTGATCCTCCCGGCGAACGACCACAACCTGACGATCCTCTCGCAGCTCCGGATGCTGTACAGCACGCCCCAGCGCCCGGTGGACGGCGAGAGCGCTGGGGCGCTCGGCGTGGTCGGCGGGACGGGACTGGTCGTGCTGCTGGTCATGGCCGTCCTCCCGCACCGGCGGCGCTGGCCGGAGGGACCGCTCGTGGCGCTGGTGTTGTTCCTGGTGCTCCTGGCCACCGTCGGCGGGTTCGGATCGCTCTTCAACATGCTGGTGACGGCCCAGATCCGCGCCTACAACCGCATCAGCGTGTTCATCGGGTTTTTGTGCCTGTTCGCCGTGCTGTGGTGGGTGGACCGGTTCTTGCTCGCGCGCACCAGCCACCGCGGGAAGCAGCTCCGCTACCCCGCGCTGGCCGCGCTGTTCCTGATCGGGTTCCTGGACCAGACGCCGTACAGTTGGTTCAAACAGAAGGTCGTTACGGTCACGGGCCAGCACGCGGAGCGGTTCCGAACCGACAAACAGTTCTTCCAGGAAATCGAAGAGAAGGCCCCCGGGGCGCGCGTGTTCTGTTTACCCTACATCGCGTTCCCCGAGAGCCCGCCCGTTCAGAAGATGCAGGCCTATGAGCACGTCCGCGGGTACCTGATGACCGACACACTGACGTGGAGCTTCGGCGCTGTGAAGCGGCGCGAGGCCGACAGTTGGCAGCGCGAGGTGGCGTTCGAGAAGCCGAACGAGTTCCTTCGGCGCATCGTGGTCCGGGGGTTCGACGGGGTATTTATCGACGGGCGCGGGTACCTGCCCCGCCGGGTCGAACCCGGTAAGAGCGAGCCGGTGAGCGTGGTGAACCCGCGCGAGCGCATCCACGCGATCTACGGCGACCTCGTGAAACAAAGCACGGCCCGGCTCCCGGAAGTGGTTCACAAGGACGGCAAACAGTTCTTCCTCGACCTGCGGCCGTACCGGGACGCCTACCAGCGGGTGGTCGGGGCGGAGGAGTTCGATCGACAGGCCCGGACCGAGCGCGAGCTGGTCGTCCCACTGTGGCTCAAGGGCTTCACGGTGGACGAGCCGTTTTACGGGGAGTTTCTCTTGTGGGGCAGTTACAACTCCACGCTCGTGCTCGTCAACCCGACCGACCGGACCCGGAGCATCGACCTCACGTTCGAGATCGGTGTCGATGTGGTCGGCGAGTACGGCTTCGCGTTTTCGGGGCGCCCGGGATTGGTAGACGGCGAATTCTCTGTGGAAAAACCGTTCGAGGAAGACAGTCAGAACCGCACGCGGCACATGGCACCCCCCAGAACGCTCCACGCGGAACTGCCTCCGGGCCGGACCACCGTGCGCATTCGGTGTACCCCGCCTCCGTGGTTCTTCCCGGGCGACCACCGGAAGATGTGCTACTTCATCAAGAACTTTCGGGTGGTGGAGAAGTAGGGCTGAACCCCGCGCGACACGTGGGGCGATTTGGAGAATATTGTACTTTCGTATATTATTGTTTAGCCGTCGGGTGGGAGAGCTTGCTCTTGAATATCGAGAGGCGGGAGCGGGCCTTCTGTTAGCAATATTGGGCTGAATGTGGGGGTGTTGTTAGCGATTGTTAGCGGGCTAGAGGCTGTGGTCCGGGGCGATGAGAACGGGCGCTGATGCGGGTGGCCTGGAAATCTCAGCAGTTGGGGCGGATCGGGCTCGGTTCGGGCGCTGGAAATGGCTCCTCGGGCCGAAAATGTTAGCAAATGTTAGCCGCGCGTCAATTCGGGGTACCTCCTGCGGCCGATCAACGTGGTGCCGACCGAGTGGCTAATGACCCGTGTGTATAATCCCGTAGTGCCAAAGTAACGGTTCCTCTCCCCGTTCGAGGTGCAGCGATGTCTGCTATGCCCCCGGGCAATCCGGCCTCAAATCCGTTCATCAGTTCGCCGACGTACCTGATGGCGTGCCAACAGTTGCGCAACGTCGCGCGGGCGATTCAGCTCGATAGCGGGGTCGCCGAGCGGCTCATGCTGCCGAAGCGGTCACAGATCGTCTCCGTGCCGGTGCGGATGGAAGACGGGCGCACGGAAGTGTTTGTCGGGTACCGCGTGCAGCACTCGCTCACGAGCGGGCCGAGCAAGGGCGGCTTGCGGTACGCGAAGAACGTCGACCTCGGCGAAGTCGCCGCGCTCGCGATGTGGATGAGCTGGAAGTGCGGCATCATGAACCTGCCCTACGGCGGCGCGAAGGGCGGCATCGCGGTGGACCCGGCCGAGCTGAGGGGCGGCGAAAAAGAGCGCCTCACGCGCCGGTTCACGGACGAGATCCAGAACATCATCGGCCCGCGCGTGGACGTGATGGCGCCCGACATGGGCACCGACGAACAGACGATGGCGTGGATCTACGACACGTACTCGATGAAGGTCGGGTACGCCTGCCCCGAGATCGTGACCGGCAAGCCGGTCGAGTTGGGCGGGTGCGTGGGCCGCAAGGAGGCCACCGGGCGCGGCGTGGTGTACTGCATTTCCGAGGCGTTCGACGAACTGAACATCAAGTCTGAGGGCGCGACCGCGGTGGTCCAGGGGTTCGGTAACGTCGGCTCGGTGACGTGCGACGAACTGGTCAAGATCGGCACGAAGGTGGTCGCGATCGGCGACCGCTACGGCTCGATCCGCAACGACCGCGGCATCAACATCGCGCGGCTCAACGAGTACGTGTCCAGGAACGAGCGGAAGACGATCGTCGGGTTCCCGGAGGCCGAAGCGATCCCGGACGCGGAGTTGCTCATCACGCCGTGTACGGTGCTCGTCCCGGCCGCGATGGAGCGCGTCATCACCGCGGAGAACGCCGGGAAACTGAAGTGCCGCGTGCTGGCCGAAGGCGCGAACGGCCCGACCGACCCGGAAGCCGACGCGATCCTCGCGAACACGGACGTCTTCGTCATCCCGGACATCCTGTGCAACGCGGGCGGCGTGACGGTGTCGTACTTCGAGTGGGTGCAGGACCTCGCGCAGTTCATGTGGGACGAGGAAGAGGTCAACGCACAGTTGAAGAAACTGATGCTCGGCGCGTTCAAGCGGGTGCGCGACGAGGCGAAGGGGCGGAAGATCGGCAACCGCCTCGCGGCCCTGAGCTTGGGCGTGCAGAAGGTCGCCCGCGAAAAGAACAAGCGCGGCCTGTACCCGTAACGAGATTTCAGGGTTTGTCAGTCTCGCCAGGGGTTGCGCTCACGCTTCACCCCTGGCTACTATCTGCCGCCCTCCGGGGCTAAGAAATACACTCATTGTCTGATCCGCGTGATCTGCGTTATCCGTGGCTCTTCTGCTTCTAAAGGGTCACGCACCCGGTAAACGCAGTTCGACTAGGAATCGGTCCAATTCCTCGACTGGTGGTTCTGTGGGGAGCGTGCTCGCTTCGTAGGCCGCGTTCAGGCGCGATTCCCATTCGTCGAGTTGTTGCGTGTGGAACGCGACATCCACGGCATTGAGCGTACCGAACTCGGCGTTCGCTTTGCGCGCGATCAGTTCCGGGATGAAGCCCAGCCGGAACCGCTCGTTGAGGGTGGGCAGGTGCGTTTGCACTTCGCCCGTTTCGAGCAGATGAACGCCGGTGAGCGCCACGCGGTACGCATACAGCAGCGTCTTCGCGCGCTTCGCCGTTTCCTTCTCGAAGAGCTTCCGCTGCGTGTGCAAGAACCCACGATAGTGGTTGTGACAGTGCTTCGTAACGCACTTCTGCGCGAGCGGGCGCAGGCGCGCGAGGAAGTCTGCGCCGTGTGCGACGAGCGGCGAGAAGACCTGTTCGAGCACGTACCCGTTGTGCTTGCACATCATGCGGAGGTATTTCCCGACTTCGTGGCTCACCGCTTCCAATTCGCGCCCCTCGAGTTCGCCCTTCGGCTCAACGGTGTCTGTGGGCTGCCGCAAACCGACGATCGCACGCAGCGGCGCGAGGAAGCACCCGCGCAGGTCGATGTCGCTGTCCGCCGAGGGGAAGCCGTAGACGTGCGACCCGCTGACCGTCCAGAACAGCGCGGTCGGCACGCGCTCGATGCCCCATTGCGCGAGTGCGGGTAAGTCGAGATCGTGGGCAGTGGTCATCAGCTTTCTCCGAGTCGCGGACGTCCGCTCTTGGCCACCAGTCAGGAGCCGTTCTGGGGGGTGGAGGTTCGGCGCGGTGCCGCGCGTTGGGTTGCGTCGAGCCAGAGGTGCTGGGCCGCGTAGCCCCGGTACGGGCGCCACGCTTCTGTGATCGGAGACTCAACCGCGCGCTTCAACACTAGGTCGGACCCGGGCCAGGCGTCGGAATCTCGCAATCCGCGCAGAGCGAAATACTCGACCGTCCACGGCCCGATTCCGGGCAGTGCGAGGAGGGTCGCTCGCACCGCGTTCTGGTCGGGATCGGTGAATACAAGTGCTCGATCCGCGACCGCCCGTGCGACCGCGCGCAGTGCCCGCACTCGCTGAGTCGGCATCCCGATCGAACTCAAATCACCGTCAGCGAGTACCTCCGGCGCGGGGAAGAGTAGATCCGGGGGCGCGGAATCGGAATTCGACATTCGGTGCCCGAAGCGCGTGGCGATTCGTCCCATGATCGTAGTTGCGGCGCGCACACTCACCTGTTGGCCGACGATCGTGCGAACGAGTAGCTCGAAGTGCGACCAGGCGCCGGGAACCCGGATACCGGGGCGCGCCGCAACCAGCGCGCTCATCCGCGGCTCGGTGGCGAGCGCGACTCGAACTGCTGCGGGGTCGGCGTCCAGATCGAACATTTGGCGCACGCGAGCGCGGATCGCGTCGGTGTGTCGTGCGACCGGCCCGCGGACCGAAACGCTTAACTGATGCTGGCTCGCGTGTGGCGCAACGGTGATGGTGCCCGTATCGCCGTCAATTTCCACCGCGCGCGTGTAGTGTCCGCTCTCGACAGTTTCGACACCGGTCGTCAATCGGCCGCTGAAGTAGCCCAGGAAGAACGCCCAGTCGAGCGGCGGCGCGTAATCCAGGTGCAGTGTGACACCGAGCAAGGCCATTCGGTATTCTCGTGAGAGGAACGAGATTTGTGGCGTGTGTGACAAGCGGGTGCTACTTCACCGCGTCGATGTCTGGCACGCCTTCCAGTCGAAGTAACAGCGCTTTGGCCGCGAGTCCGCCCGCGTACCCGGTCAATTTGCCAGACGAGCCGATTACGCGGTGACACGGGCCGATAATCGAAATCGGGTTCTTCCCGTTGGCCGCGCCGACTGCACGGGCGGACGTGGGGTGCCCGATTTGTCGGGCGAGTTCCCCGTAACTCCGAGTCTCACCGAAGGGAATGCTCAGTAGCGCGCGCCACACTTTCTGCTGGAACGGGGTGCCGACGAAATCGAGTGCGACCGAAAACACCTTCCGCGTACCCGCGAAGTATTCGTTTAATTGCTGTTCCGTCGCGACGAGCACCGGGTGGTGCGGGTCTTCCGAACCGGCTTCGAGTCGCACACGCAGCGGATCGTCGTTCTCCCAGAGAATTGCGGCCAGGCCCTTTTCGCTGCCGATGAGTTTGAGTTCACCAATGGGGGACGGCATCGTTTTGTAAACGTAACTCATTGCGAATCCTGTGGGGTCATCAGGTGTTGGGGTGTCGATTGTGAATTTTAGTTCAGAAGTGATCGCGGGTCTATGCTGCTTCGAGTGCGATCTGCGATCCCGGGCTCACTTTGGGGCGGCCCGAGAGTCGTGGCTCGGTCGGGAAGTGGGTGAATGTTGCGATCGTGCCGTATGTGCGGTTGTGTGAAGTGTTTTGGACGGACCGAGCCGTGATCGGAGGGCGGTCACTCGATCACGGCAATTCCCTGGATTGGCCGGTCGTTCAAGTCGTCGCCGTGAGGCGCGCGAGTGCTTCCTGGTACTTCGCCACGGTGCGCGTCACTACGGCTTCGGGCAGCACGGGCGGCGGGCTGGACTTGTCCCAGTCCGTCGTTTCGAGCCAGTCGCGGACGAACTGTTTGTCGAACGAAACTGGCGAGGAACCCGGCTGGTACGTGTCCTTCGGCCAGTAGCGCGAACTGTCCGGCGTCAGCACCTCGTCGATGAGGATGATCTCGCCGCTCGGGAGCCGGCCCCACTCGAACTTCGTGTCCGCGAGGATGATCCCGCGCTTCTCCGCGAACTCTGCCGCCCGGCGGTACACGTCCAGTGTCTTAGTTTTCAGCTCCGCCGCGGTCTCGGCCCCGACCGCTTTCACCATCTGCTCGAACGAGATGTTCTCGTCGTGCTCGCCGTCTTCGGCCTTCGTCGCGGGCGTGAAGATCGGCTCCGGGAGCTTGCTCGCGAGTTCCAACCCGGCCGGGAGCGGGATGCCGCACACGGTGCCGTGCGCCTGGTACTCCTTCCAGCCCGAACCCGCGAGGTACCCGCGCGCGACACACTCCACCGGCACGACGGTCGTTTTCTTGACGAGCATCGCGCGCCCTTCGAGTTCCTCTCGCTGGAACGCATTCGGCATCTGGGAGAGGTCCGCGCTGATGAGATGGTTCGGTATGTTGAGCTGCTTCAACCAGAAGAGCGTCAGCGCGGTGAGAATCACGCCCTTACCCGGGATCGGCGTGGACAGGATGTGATCGAACGCGCTGATGCGATCGGTCGCGACGATAACGAGTTTGTCGCCGAGATCGTACACGTCGCGCACCTTCCCGTGGCGCGGGGTGAATCCCGGTACCTGACTTTGAAATAACGGTTCTGCGGGCATAAATAGGAGGGGTTTGGGATGGGAGCCGGTTCGTACACGACGCGGCGGTTATTGTATGATCCGTGTTACCCGCTCGTTGGCACTCGCGGTTCGCCAATTAGCAGAGCGAACCGCGAGTGCCAACGAGCGGGTGTGCTTGCAGGTGGACCATGCTCAAACACGAAGCGAAGTTGATCGACCCGGACGCGCCACTGATCGTGTCGGCGCTGACGGACGCGACTGTCGCCGCGAACAAGCGGTGCCGCGCCCGGTTACTCGCGGACGATCCCGCGAAATGGCGGAAGTTCGCGCGGGCCGTTGCCGCGAAGCCCGAGGGGTGGGAGATGTTCCGCGGCGGGCGCGGCGGCGTACCCGCAACTCAGGTTCTCGCCGCGTGGTGGACCGATGCCATCGGGCGCAAGCACGTCGTCGTTCGCGGTCGGCGTGTTGAACATGACGAGGCGAAGCGGCTGCTCCTGAAAGAAGAACTCGCCGCGCGCACCCCGCTGTGGCACGCTTACCCCGAGTACGTCTGTCGGCGAACGGTGGGTGGCACGGAACAGATCGTGTGCGCTTGCGGGTGCGGCGCAGTGGGTACGCCCGAGTCGCTGGGCTGGATGGGTGAAACGTGCGGCCCGTGTTTTGACCGCAAGGAAGAACTGGGCGCGGCCGGACTACGCGCGAATTTACCGGGCGTGTTGTACGGCGAGCGCGACCCGCTCGGGGCGCTGGGCGTGCTGGCGTGCTCGCCGGACGGGAACCGCGTCGCGGCGCGCGAGGGGGACGACATCGTCTGCTATTGGGACATGCGGGCCCGCACCCCGCGCACTGTGATCGAATTCAGTGGCGGGCGGGTGACGGACGTGGCCATCACCTCGGACAATCAGCGCTTGCTCGTTACGGGGATGGGGTACCCGGACACGCGGATCGGGCTGTTGGCCGTGTTCGATGTGACGACCGATCCACCGCAGCGGATCGACACAGAGGGCACGCCCGCGTCGCCGGGGTTGCGCATCGTCGCGCTGCCCGACTCGAGGCTCGCGCTCTTTCACCGCTGGAGCGGCCGCAGCGTTGCGGAAATCGTTCGCATTCCTTCGGGTGAAGTCGTTCGTTCCCTCGACCTGAAACCCGATTCGTATGGCCGGTTCGCCCTTTCGCCCGATGGTACGCGGTTCATAACGTGCGGCCCCGATCCCGTCGTCGCCGGTGTGAATTCGATGCGCGTTTCCATGCGCCTGCCGATTGGGACGAACATTGTCGCCTTCTCGCACGACGGGAAACGGGTGTTCGCCCAGAACAACGGGCGGTTGGTGGCCTACGACTCGGTCACCGGCGCCCAGGTCATTTCTGTCACAACAAACCGTGACCGCGTTCCCGATTACACTCGGTCCCTCGCGATCGACCCGGCCGGCGAGTTCGTGTACGCGGGCAGCAATTACAACGGGCGGCTGTTCGTTGTGCGCGCTGATACGCTGAAGTTGCACGCGACGTTCGACTGGCACCTCGGTCCGATCAACGGCCTCGCGATCTCGGCCGACGGCTCGCGCCTCTTCAGTGCAGGAGGCGACGGGTGCGTGAAGGTGTGGCCGATCCGCGACCTGCTCCGGGGCACGTGAACGAACCCGGCGCCCCCGCCCGGCGTCCCTTATGGACGCGGATTTCCCCCGCACATAAGCCAAACTCACTCTGTCGAGAGCGGACGCCGTCCGCCGCAAGCAATAAAGGCCAAGCGATGCCGAGTTATCATCCCGCCGATGTCGAGCGCCGGTGGCAGCAGTTCTGGGAAACGAACAAGACGTTCCGCACGCCCGACCCCGGCGAACCGGGGACCGAGGGCAAGCAGAAGTGCTACATCCTGGACATGTTCCCGTACCCGAGCGGCGCGGGGCTGCACGTCGGCCACCCCGAAGGGTACACTGCGACCGACATCCTGGCGCGCTTCAAGCGCATGAACGGCTTCCACGTCCTGCACCCGATGGGCTGGGACGCCTACGGGCTGCCCGCCGAACAGTACGCGGTCGAGAAGAACGTTCACCCGCGTATCACCACGCGGAATAACATCGATACGTTCCGCCGGCAGATCAAATCGCTGGGCTTCTCCTACGACTGGGACCGCGAAGTCGACACCACCGATCAGAACTACTTCCACTGGACGCAGTGGATCTTCCTGACGATCTACGACACCTGGTACGACTCGGCGGCGAAGAAGGGGCGCCCCATTGCCGAACTGCCGATTCCCGACAGCGTGCGGAAACAGGGTGACGCACAGGTTCGCAAATATCAAGACAGCCACCGCCTCGCGTATCAAGCGGAAGTACCGGTGAACTGGTGCCCGGCGCTGGGTACCGTGCTGGCGAACGAGGAAGTCATTGACGGTAAGAGCGAGCGCGGGGGGCACCCCGTCGAGCGCCGACCGCTGCGCCAGTGGTTGATGCGAATCACGTCTTACGCCGAGCGACTGCTGGAAGACCTGGAGCCGCTGGACTGGTCGCACTCGATCAAGGAGATGCAGCGCAACTGGATCGGCAAGAGCGAGGGCGCGGAGGCCCACTTCGCACTGGCCGACAACTCCGCAACCATCACCGTGTTCACCACGCGCCCGGACACGCTGTTCGGCGCTACGTACATGGTGCTGTCGCCCGAACACGCGCTAGTACCGAAGATCACAACCGCAGAGCAACAGAAGGCGGTTCAGGATTATCAACAGGCCGCGAGCCGCAAGAGCGACTTCGAGCGCACCGAAACCGCGAAGAAGAAGACCGGTGTGTTCACCGGCGCATATGCGATCAACCCGGTCAACGATCAGCGGATTCCGATCTGGATCGCAGACTACGTGCTGGCGACCTACGGCACCGGTGCGATCATGGCCGTGCCGGGGCACGACGAACGTGACTTCGAGTTCGCCAAGCAGTTCGGGCTGCCCGTCATCACCGTTGTGAAACCGACCGACGAGTGGCTGAAGAAGACGGGCAGTTCGCTGAACGAATTGGAGGAGCCGTACTGCGAAGAAGGCGTCGCCATCAATTCCGGTGTTCTGGACGGCCTGCCCACACAAGAAGCGAAGCCGAAGATCATTGGGTGGCTGGAAGAGCGCAGCATCGGCACGCGAAGAGTCAATTACAAGCTGCGCGACTGGCTGTTCAGCCGCCAGCGCTATTGGGGCGAGCCGTTTCCGGTGCTGCACGGCGAGGACGGCGGTCTGGTCGCGCTGTCCCCGAGCGCGCTGCCGCTGGTCCCGCCCGACCTGGAAGACTTCAAGCCGACCGGCACGCCCGAAGGCCCGCTGTCGAAGGCGACGGATTGGGTGAACGTGGTGATCGGCGGGAAGAACTACAAACGCGAAACCAACACCATGCCGCAGTGGGCCGGGTCGTGCTGGTACTTCCTGCGCTACATCGACCCCAAGAACGGGGCCGAGTTCGCCGACCCTGCGAAGCTGAAATATTGGCTGCCCGTGGACCTGTACGTCGGGGGCGCGGAGCACGCAGTGCTGCACCTGCTGTACGCGCGGTTCTGGCACAAGGTGCTGTTCGATCGCGGCTACCTGCCGTGCCCCGAGCCGTTCCAGCGATTGGTGAACCAGGGCATGATTCTGGGGGAAATGGAACTGACTGCGTACCAGAAGGACGGCAAGTGGATTTCGTCCGCTGAGGTGAAGGAAGCAGAGAAAGATCT
The Gemmata palustris DNA segment above includes these coding regions:
- a CDS encoding SDR family oxidoreductase, encoding MSPLIRPPGTQLVFGCGYLGRRVASRWLAGGHPVAALTRRNADALRNVGIEPVTGDVLDPESLRALPTANTVLYAVGMDRSAGKSMRDVYVTGLAHVLTTLPPCTRFIYASSTSVYGQTNSDWVNEGSPTDPTEESGKVVLEAEQLLRSIKPDAIVLRLAGLYGPDRLLRKQPVLKGEPLVGDADKWLNLVHVADAASAVLWAEAHAAPGETYNVADGTPVSRRDFYTRLAELLHAPEAKFDSRPEQGAPNRRIDAAKFRALGWAPVFTSYREGLTAAVAETTM
- a CDS encoding Glu/Leu/Phe/Val family dehydrogenase, translated to MPPGNPASNPFISSPTYLMACQQLRNVARAIQLDSGVAERLMLPKRSQIVSVPVRMEDGRTEVFVGYRVQHSLTSGPSKGGLRYAKNVDLGEVAALAMWMSWKCGIMNLPYGGAKGGIAVDPAELRGGEKERLTRRFTDEIQNIIGPRVDVMAPDMGTDEQTMAWIYDTYSMKVGYACPEIVTGKPVELGGCVGRKEATGRGVVYCISEAFDELNIKSEGATAVVQGFGNVGSVTCDELVKIGTKVVAIGDRYGSIRNDRGINIARLNEYVSRNERKTIVGFPEAEAIPDAELLITPCTVLVPAAMERVITAENAGKLKCRVLAEGANGPTDPEADAILANTDVFVIPDILCNAGGVTVSYFEWVQDLAQFMWDEEEVNAQLKKLMLGAFKRVRDEAKGRKIGNRLAALSLGVQKVAREKNKRGLYP
- a CDS encoding nucleotidyltransferase domain-containing protein, whose protein sequence is MTTAHDLDLPALAQWGIERVPTALFWTVSGSHVYGFPSADSDIDLRGCFLAPLRAIVGLRQPTDTVEPKGELEGRELEAVSHEVGKYLRMMCKHNGYVLEQVFSPLVAHGADFLARLRPLAQKCVTKHCHNHYRGFLHTQRKLFEKETAKRAKTLLYAYRVALTGVHLLETGEVQTHLPTLNERFRLGFIPELIARKANAEFGTLNAVDVAFHTQQLDEWESRLNAAYEASTLPTEPPVEELDRFLVELRLPGA
- a CDS encoding DNA-3-methyladenine glycosylase family protein, encoding MALLGVTLHLDYAPPLDWAFFLGYFSGRLTTGVETVESGHYTRAVEIDGDTGTITVAPHASQHQLSVSVRGPVARHTDAIRARVRQMFDLDADPAAVRVALATEPRMSALVAARPGIRVPGAWSHFELLVRTIVGQQVSVRAATTIMGRIATRFGHRMSNSDSAPPDLLFPAPEVLADGDLSSIGMPTQRVRALRAVARAVADRALVFTDPDQNAVRATLLALPGIGPWTVEYFALRGLRDSDAWPGSDLVLKRAVESPITEAWRPYRGYAAQHLWLDATQRAAPRRTSTPQNGS
- a CDS encoding methylated-DNA--[protein]-cysteine S-methyltransferase, with amino-acid sequence MSYVYKTMPSPIGELKLIGSEKGLAAILWENDDPLRVRLEAGSEDPHHPVLVATEQQLNEYFAGTRKVFSVALDFVGTPFQQKVWRALLSIPFGETRSYGELARQIGHPTSARAVGAANGKNPISIIGPCHRVIGSSGKLTGYAGGLAAKALLLRLEGVPDIDAVK
- a CDS encoding phosphoribosylaminoimidazolesuccinocarboxamide synthase; this translates as MPAEPLFQSQVPGFTPRHGKVRDVYDLGDKLVIVATDRISAFDHILSTPIPGKGVILTALTLFWLKQLNIPNHLISADLSQMPNAFQREELEGRAMLVKKTTVVPVECVARGYLAGSGWKEYQAHGTVCGIPLPAGLELASKLPEPIFTPATKAEDGEHDENISFEQMVKAVGAETAAELKTKTLDVYRRAAEFAEKRGIILADTKFEWGRLPSGEIILIDEVLTPDSSRYWPKDTYQPGSSPVSFDKQFVRDWLETTDWDKSSPPPVLPEAVVTRTVAKYQEALARLTATT
- a CDS encoding WD40 repeat domain-containing protein, which encodes MLKHEAKLIDPDAPLIVSALTDATVAANKRCRARLLADDPAKWRKFARAVAAKPEGWEMFRGGRGGVPATQVLAAWWTDAIGRKHVVVRGRRVEHDEAKRLLLKEELAARTPLWHAYPEYVCRRTVGGTEQIVCACGCGAVGTPESLGWMGETCGPCFDRKEELGAAGLRANLPGVLYGERDPLGALGVLACSPDGNRVAAREGDDIVCYWDMRARTPRTVIEFSGGRVTDVAITSDNQRLLVTGMGYPDTRIGLLAVFDVTTDPPQRIDTEGTPASPGLRIVALPDSRLALFHRWSGRSVAEIVRIPSGEVVRSLDLKPDSYGRFALSPDGTRFITCGPDPVVAGVNSMRVSMRLPIGTNIVAFSHDGKRVFAQNNGRLVAYDSVTGAQVISVTTNRDRVPDYTRSLAIDPAGEFVYAGSNYNGRLFVVRADTLKLHATFDWHLGPINGLAISADGSRLFSAGGDGCVKVWPIRDLLRGT
- the leuS gene encoding leucine--tRNA ligase translates to MPSYHPADVERRWQQFWETNKTFRTPDPGEPGTEGKQKCYILDMFPYPSGAGLHVGHPEGYTATDILARFKRMNGFHVLHPMGWDAYGLPAEQYAVEKNVHPRITTRNNIDTFRRQIKSLGFSYDWDREVDTTDQNYFHWTQWIFLTIYDTWYDSAAKKGRPIAELPIPDSVRKQGDAQVRKYQDSHRLAYQAEVPVNWCPALGTVLANEEVIDGKSERGGHPVERRPLRQWLMRITSYAERLLEDLEPLDWSHSIKEMQRNWIGKSEGAEAHFALADNSATITVFTTRPDTLFGATYMVLSPEHALVPKITTAEQQKAVQDYQQAASRKSDFERTETAKKKTGVFTGAYAINPVNDQRIPIWIADYVLATYGTGAIMAVPGHDERDFEFAKQFGLPVITVVKPTDEWLKKTGSSLNELEEPYCEEGVAINSGVLDGLPTQEAKPKIIGWLEERSIGTRRVNYKLRDWLFSRQRYWGEPFPVLHGEDGGLVALSPSALPLVPPDLEDFKPTGTPEGPLSKATDWVNVVIGGKNYKRETNTMPQWAGSCWYFLRYIDPKNGAEFADPAKLKYWLPVDLYVGGAEHAVLHLLYARFWHKVLFDRGYLPCPEPFQRLVNQGMILGEMELTAYQKDGKWISSAEVKEAEKDLAEEGQSTFKPVRITEEQVEKKGPTFVLKGDNGVRVEARAHKMSKSRGNVVNPDDIVKEYGADSLRLYEMFMGPLEAVKPWNTKSVEGVYRFLTRAWRLIVDDGEDFKLHAAVKDVEPDRDTLRVLHRTIQKVGKDTEGLSFNTAISAMMEFVNHATKLETRPRSILDPFVLLLAPYAPHVAEELWRALGHTNTLAYEPWPKFDPELVKADEIDVPVQINGKKKTVLKVPAEIDDAALEATALADEAVKAQIAGKTVKMVKVVPRKLVNIVVV